In one Epinephelus moara isolate mb chromosome 6, YSFRI_EMoa_1.0, whole genome shotgun sequence genomic region, the following are encoded:
- the she gene encoding SH2 domain-containing adapter protein E, with protein sequence MAKWFRDFPINLKNGNERVRSASESGPQTRPKPSFSRDSLKGNQRKDGGVGGLLAGRNRKNSATELGRNNAGSGGTVWDSLTTGKGRKNSKVEAGASDENRQVRTTSLAQAYISRMIKVDKQDKTPKLNGISEQKQPENEKGRSDIKTTLIILEDYADPFDAEKTKEQREAERAGVNDGYMEPYDAQVIITEVRRRGSKDLLKVCVLLDRGKREGKDEEGKPAPPNIYDTPYEGGLEGDSGGVWIPVTRPESDVRPAGEYELPWEWRKEDIVRALSAQFEAVDCSPTKENGSTSTRQQQQQPQQQQPQQTLRQKNWNHKILVPSSPSSSSSPSFPSSPILKLSPLTPPSPSFPTLKLSPLSPSSSPNKLSPPSPTSPSAPLDGEAAKVDPSLPLEKQSWYHGSVSRQQAEAQLQRCREASFLVRDSESGTSKYSIALKTSQSCVHIIVAQTKSVKGLGFTLDQSSCVFASIPELVHHYCTHRLPFTGAEHMTLQHPVPRPH encoded by the exons ATGGCAAAGTGGTTCAGAGATTTCCCCATCAACCTTAAGAACGGAAATGAAAGGGTCCGCTCGGCCTCAGAATCTGGTCCACAAACTCGACCCAAACCCTCGTTCTCTCGCGACAGTCTGAAAGGGAATCAGCGCAAAGACGGCGGAGTGGGGGGTTTACTGGCAGGGAGAAACAGGAAAAATTCGGCTACAGAATTGGGTCGTAACAACGCTGGTTCTGGTGGGACCGTCTGGGATAGTCTCACGACTGGAAAAGGTCGCAAGAACTCCAAAGTCGAGGCTGGGGCGTCAGATGAGAACCGCCAGGTCAGGACCACAAGTTTGGCGCAAGCATACATCAGCAGGATGATCAAGGTGGACAAACAAGACAAGACCCCCAAACTCAACGGGATAAGTGAGCAGAAGCAGCCCGAGAACGAAAAGGGAAGATCTGACATTAAAACAACG CTGATAATCCTGGAGGACTACGCCGATCCTTTTGATGCAGAGAAAAccaaagagcagagggaggctGAGAGAGCAGGGGTGAATGATGGGTACATGGAGCCCTACGATGCCCAGGTCATCatcacag AGGTTCGTAGACGGGGCTCCAAAGACCTCCTGAAAGTGTGTGTTCTGCTGGACCGAGGCAAGAGAGAGGGGAAGGATGAAGAGGGAAAACCTGCGCCCCCAAACATCTACGACACACCGTACGAGGGCGGGCTGGAGGGTGACAGTGGGGGGGTGTGGATCCCTGTCACGAGGCCAGAGTCCGACGTCCGTCCCGCTGGAGAGTACGAACTGCCCTGGGAGTGGAGAAAGGAGGACATTGTTAGAGCGCTGTCAG CTCAGTTCGAGGCAGTGGATTGTTCTCCCACTAAAGAGAACGGCTCAACCTCCACCcgccaacagcagcagcagccgcagcagcagcagccacagcagaCCCTGAGGCAGAAGAACTGGAACCATAAAATACTTGTACcatcctctccatcctcctcctcttctccctccttcccctcctctcctaTTCTCAAACTCTCCCCGCTCACGCCCCCATCCCCGTCTTTCCCCACCCTGAAACTCTCCCCCCTCTCACCCTCTTCTAGTCCCAACAAACTTTCCCCTCCATCTCCTACCTCCCCCAGCGCCCCACTGGATGGGGAGGCAGCCAAAGTGGACCCCAGCCTGCCCctggagaagcagag CTGGTACCACGGCAGTGTGAGTCGGCAACAGGCTGAGGCTCAGCTGCAGCGCTGCAGGGAAGCCAGCTTCCTGGTGAGGGACAGCGAATCAGGAACCAGCAAGTACTCCATCGCTCTGAA GACCAGTCAGAGTTGTGTGCACATCATCGTGGCCCAGACGAAGAGCGTTAAGGGTCTGGGCTTCACACTGGACCAGAGCAGCTGCGTCTTTGCCAGTATCCCTGAGCTGGTCCACCATTactgcacacacagactgcCTTTCACTGGAGCAGAGCACATGACCCTGCAGCACCCTGTGCCCAGGCCACACTGA